A single window of Nocardioides baekrokdamisoli DNA harbors:
- a CDS encoding DUF3145 domain-containing protein — MTAYLDVHNGSSASTTHGVLFVHSAPSALGPHIEWAVGGVLGAAVSLDWMQQPAQAGTYRAELSWSGPVGSAAAVASALKGWDHLRFEITEDPTSSSEGSRYSYTPELGVFHAVTGLYGDIMIPEDRLKAAVVKAALGDTTILNEIDLLVGKPWDDELESFRYAGDGAPVRWLHQVV, encoded by the coding sequence GTGACTGCATACCTCGACGTACACAACGGGTCGTCCGCGTCGACGACTCACGGTGTTCTGTTCGTGCACTCCGCGCCGTCCGCGCTGGGCCCTCACATCGAGTGGGCAGTGGGCGGTGTACTTGGTGCTGCCGTCAGCCTCGACTGGATGCAGCAGCCTGCTCAGGCCGGTACATACCGTGCCGAACTGTCCTGGAGTGGTCCCGTGGGCTCGGCGGCCGCCGTTGCGTCCGCCCTCAAGGGCTGGGACCACCTTCGCTTCGAGATCACCGAGGACCCGACGTCGTCGAGCGAGGGTTCGCGCTACTCGTACACGCCTGAACTCGGCGTCTTCCACGCCGTGACTGGCCTCTACGGCGACATCATGATCCCCGAGGATCGACTCAAGGCCGCAGTGGTGAAGGCCGCGTTGGGCGACACCACGATTCTCAATGAGATCGATCTGTTGGTCGGCAAGCCGTGGGACGACGAACTTGAGTCGTTCCGCTACGCCGGCGACGGTGCGCCGGTTCGTTGGTTGCACCAAGTCGTCTGA
- a CDS encoding alpha/beta fold hydrolase, whose amino-acid sequence MLETQFVTVHGHKRAYVKAGPTDRPGAPVILLLHGLGCDRHTWDEVIEDLAATFVVIAPDFLGHGESAKPRADYSVAGYANGMRDLLTVLGVDKATVVGHSFGGGVAAQFAYQFPERTERLVLVDSGGMGKEVTPLIRAYTLPLSMTVVALATLPGPRHVLTAGLRSLGRIDSKLTRDLGEVATIVEALKAPRMRYALNRLVNGVIDYRGQVVTIRDRAYLTEEMPMAVIWGAEDLVLPAKQGREILEFAPNAQLTIFPKVGHFPMKKYPEEFVRLLKDFVDSTEPAKYHRARWRALLKAGAKQRPLRVVSEMTMAPSGSSTDA is encoded by the coding sequence ATGTTGGAAACGCAGTTCGTGACGGTTCACGGCCACAAGCGGGCCTACGTGAAGGCTGGACCGACGGATCGGCCGGGTGCGCCGGTGATCCTGCTCCTGCACGGCTTGGGCTGCGACCGCCACACCTGGGACGAGGTCATCGAAGATCTCGCGGCTACGTTTGTGGTGATTGCCCCTGACTTCCTCGGACACGGCGAATCTGCCAAGCCTCGCGCGGACTACTCGGTTGCCGGCTATGCGAACGGCATGCGTGACCTTCTCACCGTGCTCGGCGTCGACAAGGCGACGGTGGTCGGACACAGTTTCGGCGGCGGGGTCGCGGCGCAGTTCGCGTACCAGTTCCCTGAGCGCACGGAGCGTCTTGTGCTCGTCGACTCCGGTGGCATGGGCAAGGAAGTCACGCCGCTCATCCGGGCGTACACACTGCCGCTCTCGATGACGGTGGTCGCCCTGGCCACGCTGCCTGGTCCACGGCACGTGCTCACGGCGGGCCTACGGTCGCTCGGCCGCATCGATTCCAAACTCACCCGTGATCTGGGCGAGGTTGCCACCATCGTCGAGGCGCTCAAGGCGCCGCGCATGAGGTACGCGCTCAATCGCCTCGTCAACGGCGTCATCGACTACCGGGGACAGGTCGTCACCATCCGGGACCGGGCGTACCTGACCGAGGAGATGCCGATGGCGGTCATCTGGGGTGCCGAGGACCTGGTGCTGCCGGCCAAGCAAGGACGCGAGATCCTCGAGTTCGCACCGAACGCCCAGCTGACGATCTTCCCGAAGGTCGGGCACTTCCCGATGAAGAAGTATCCGGAGGAGTTCGTACGCCTCCTCAAAGATTTCGTCGATTCCACCGAGCCTGCCAAGTATCACCGAGCCCGCTGGCGCGCACTGCTCAAGGCGGGCGCGAAGCAACGTCCGCTCCGTGTCGTCTCGGAGATGACCATGGCGCCGAGCGGGTCGTCCACCGACGCCTGA
- a CDS encoding acyl carrier protein, which produces MELGQARSAVVELLALVMELEPTRITDDALLEADLGADSLAVVEVVFGIEERHGIRLADDVVRGVRTVSDLVTAVAD; this is translated from the coding sequence GTGGAACTCGGTCAGGCACGCTCCGCCGTCGTCGAATTGCTGGCACTCGTGATGGAGCTCGAGCCGACGAGGATCACTGACGACGCACTGCTGGAGGCCGATCTGGGCGCAGACTCGCTGGCGGTGGTCGAGGTCGTGTTCGGTATCGAGGAGCGCCACGGCATCCGACTCGCCGACGACGTCGTCCGTGGAGTACGTACGGTCTCGGACCTGGTCACCGCGGTCGCTGACTGA
- a CDS encoding DUF3052 domain-containing protein, which produces MNASAATSAADRLGFKPGMVVQELGWDDDTDTALRDAIENAIDDGMVDGEYGNDVDAVLLWWRNDDGDLVDGLVDALTDLVGGGAIWLLTPKVGRPGAVEAADITEAAPLAGLAQTSSAAVSSDWAATRLVAPKSQR; this is translated from the coding sequence TTGAACGCGAGCGCGGCCACGAGCGCCGCCGACCGGTTGGGTTTCAAGCCCGGCATGGTCGTGCAGGAGCTGGGCTGGGATGACGACACCGACACCGCGCTGCGTGACGCGATCGAGAACGCGATCGACGACGGCATGGTCGACGGCGAGTACGGCAACGATGTTGACGCCGTGCTTCTCTGGTGGCGCAATGACGACGGCGACCTGGTGGACGGCCTGGTCGACGCCCTGACTGATCTGGTCGGCGGCGGCGCGATCTGGCTGCTCACCCCGAAGGTGGGGCGCCCGGGTGCGGTCGAGGCGGCTGACATCACCGAGGCGGCCCCGTTGGCCGGACTGGCCCAGACGTCGTCGGCTGCCGTCAGCAGCGACTGGGCTGCCACCCGGCTGGTGGCCCCCAAGTCGCAGCGCTGA
- a CDS encoding tetratricopeptide repeat protein, translating to MAQEQRGSRSGDQRRSSGDRSGSAGRASSAGGRAGSARGGKPAGDGGYKGRGGSSDGPTRYGKDSKPAGDGPKRYSKDSKPSGPRREGDRDLARKRTMGKGNGQARAAVRRTDRGEEAPRTEDQKIYDGPPIPEGVTGKELDRAISAQLRGLPEKLAMRIAMHLVAAQMFIDEDPERAYLHAKAAKARTQRLAVIREALGEAAYAAGHYAEALSELRAAKRMNGATAYLPIMADCHRALGQPEDAVRLARSASVANFVPEAKAEMTIVEAGARRDMGHIDAALRVLELAPLNSRSRASWVVRLRYAYADALEEAGRDQDALTWFHRTQGVDHDEITDSAERAEALENKLG from the coding sequence GTGGCACAGGAACAGCGCGGCTCGCGCTCGGGTGATCAGCGTCGGTCTTCTGGCGACCGCTCCGGCTCTGCGGGTCGGGCATCGTCCGCCGGTGGCCGAGCCGGCTCTGCCCGCGGCGGCAAGCCTGCCGGTGACGGCGGCTACAAGGGTCGCGGCGGCTCCAGCGATGGGCCGACGCGGTACGGCAAGGACTCAAAGCCAGCGGGTGACGGTCCGAAGCGGTACAGCAAGGACAGCAAGCCGTCCGGTCCCCGGCGCGAAGGCGATCGCGATCTGGCTCGCAAGCGCACCATGGGTAAGGGCAACGGCCAGGCGCGAGCTGCTGTTCGTCGGACGGACCGTGGCGAGGAGGCCCCGCGTACCGAGGATCAGAAGATCTACGACGGACCGCCGATCCCTGAGGGGGTGACGGGCAAGGAGCTCGATCGGGCGATCAGCGCTCAATTGCGCGGTCTGCCGGAGAAGCTGGCGATGCGTATCGCCATGCACCTTGTTGCCGCCCAGATGTTCATTGACGAAGATCCGGAGCGGGCGTACCTGCATGCGAAGGCAGCGAAGGCCCGTACGCAGCGCCTCGCTGTGATTCGTGAGGCACTTGGCGAGGCTGCGTACGCCGCAGGCCACTATGCCGAGGCCCTTTCGGAGCTCCGTGCCGCCAAGCGCATGAATGGCGCGACCGCGTACCTGCCGATCATGGCCGACTGCCACCGCGCTCTCGGGCAGCCTGAGGACGCGGTGCGTCTGGCCCGGAGCGCCTCTGTGGCCAACTTCGTGCCGGAAGCGAAGGCAGAGATGACCATCGTCGAGGCCGGGGCGCGCCGCGACATGGGTCATATCGACGCCGCGTTGCGAGTCCTTGAACTCGCCCCCCTGAACAGCCGTAGCCGGGCGTCCTGGGTGGTTCGCTTGCGGTACGCGTACGCGGACGCGCTTGAGGAAGCCGGTCGCGACCAGGATGCGCTGACCTGGTTCCACCGTACGCAGGGCGTCGACCACGACGAGATCACTGATTCTGCCGAGCGTGCCGAAGCGCTGGAGAATAAGCTCGGCTGA
- a CDS encoding nuclear transport factor 2 family protein — protein MATQEFDLDAFVHAVEQRDAGGQLGAYADQAQVLIVDATAPPSSPRTFDGLEAIGRWVGDVAARDMTHRVNWAAKEGDRVAFVEDCEYPGGEKVLCMTTMDIVDGRIVRQLVSQAWDS, from the coding sequence ATGGCCACTCAAGAGTTTGACCTCGACGCGTTCGTGCACGCAGTCGAGCAGCGCGATGCCGGCGGCCAACTCGGGGCGTACGCCGACCAAGCACAGGTGTTGATCGTCGACGCCACTGCGCCTCCGTCGTCTCCCAGGACGTTCGATGGCCTTGAGGCGATCGGACGTTGGGTCGGGGATGTTGCTGCGCGCGACATGACCCATCGTGTGAACTGGGCCGCGAAGGAGGGTGATCGCGTGGCCTTCGTGGAGGACTGCGAGTATCCCGGCGGTGAAAAGGTCCTCTGCATGACGACGATGGACATCGTGGACGGCAGGATCGTCCGGCAGTTGGTGAGTCAGGCCTGGGACAGCTGA
- a CDS encoding vitamin K epoxide reductase family protein: MAGLVLTLLGLADSIYLGYEHATANATLACGGHGAVDCAKVTTSSYATVAGIPVAYLGVAFFVVALGLAVVALAGSPQLAALAENGRLAASGIGVAMVAYLIWAEVQIGSLCLWCTGVHLVTLALFVLSLFVVVLRDPSDA, translated from the coding sequence GTGGCTGGCCTCGTCCTGACGCTGTTGGGCCTGGCCGACTCGATCTACCTCGGCTATGAGCATGCGACGGCGAACGCGACGTTGGCCTGCGGCGGCCATGGAGCCGTCGACTGCGCCAAGGTCACGACCAGTTCGTACGCCACGGTCGCCGGGATTCCGGTGGCCTATCTGGGCGTGGCCTTCTTCGTTGTCGCACTCGGTCTGGCGGTCGTCGCCCTCGCAGGGTCACCGCAACTGGCCGCCCTGGCAGAGAACGGACGCCTGGCGGCCTCTGGCATCGGGGTGGCAATGGTCGCGTATCTGATCTGGGCCGAGGTCCAGATCGGCTCACTCTGCCTGTGGTGCACCGGCGTGCACCTGGTGACCCTGGCCCTGTTCGTACTCAGCCTCTTCGTCGTCGTGCTCCGCGACCCGTCCGACGCGTAG
- the argH gene encoding argininosuccinate lyase produces MTDSTGTTNEGKLWGGRFASGPSPELDALSRSTHFDWRLALYDIAGSHAHAKALGAAGLLTATDEVELHRGLDLLAQRFTDGTLRPSESDEDVHGALERLLLDEVGPEVGGRLRAGRSRNDQIATLFRCYLLDHADTISSLVLDLVNALAQQADAHMGAIMPGRTHLQHAQPVLLSHHLLAHAWPLMRDVGRLADWRRRVIGSSPYGSGALAGQSLGLDPELVARELGFTGSIENSIDGTASRDFVAEFAYVAAQIGVDVSRLAEEVILWSTREFDFVTLHDSWSTGSSIMPQKKNPDISELARGKAGRLIGNVSGLLATLKALPLAYNRDLQEDKEPVFDSVDTLEVLLPAFTGQIATLVFNTERMAVLAPQGFSLATDIAEWLVREGVPFREAHELAGACVRAAEGRGVELDALTDGEFAAISAHLTPDVRAVLTADGSVRSRNGRGGTAPERVQEQLGQLQRAAEEARKGL; encoded by the coding sequence TTGACTGATTCCACGGGCACGACCAACGAGGGCAAACTCTGGGGTGGGCGCTTCGCGTCGGGCCCCTCACCCGAGCTCGATGCCCTGTCCCGGTCGACCCACTTCGATTGGCGCCTGGCGCTGTATGACATCGCTGGCTCCCACGCCCACGCCAAGGCGCTGGGTGCCGCAGGGCTGCTGACCGCCACGGATGAGGTGGAACTGCACCGGGGCCTGGACCTTCTGGCGCAGCGATTCACGGACGGCACGTTGCGTCCGAGCGAGTCCGACGAAGACGTTCACGGCGCGCTGGAGCGATTGCTGCTCGACGAGGTCGGGCCAGAGGTCGGCGGACGACTGCGGGCGGGACGTTCACGCAACGACCAGATCGCCACCCTCTTCCGGTGTTACCTGCTCGACCACGCCGACACGATCTCCAGCCTCGTGCTGGACCTGGTGAACGCTCTCGCGCAACAGGCCGACGCGCACATGGGCGCGATCATGCCGGGCCGCACCCATCTGCAACACGCGCAGCCGGTGCTCCTGAGCCATCACCTGCTCGCGCACGCGTGGCCATTGATGCGCGATGTCGGAAGGCTCGCCGATTGGCGGCGCCGCGTCATCGGATCGTCGCCGTACGGATCGGGAGCGCTGGCCGGGCAGAGCCTCGGTCTCGATCCCGAACTGGTGGCCCGGGAACTGGGATTCACTGGATCGATCGAGAACTCGATCGACGGCACCGCTTCACGGGACTTCGTCGCCGAGTTCGCGTACGTCGCTGCACAGATCGGTGTGGATGTCTCACGTCTCGCGGAGGAGGTCATCCTCTGGTCGACACGGGAGTTCGACTTCGTCACGCTCCACGACTCATGGTCGACCGGCTCGTCGATCATGCCGCAGAAGAAGAATCCGGACATCTCCGAACTGGCCCGCGGCAAGGCGGGCCGCCTGATCGGCAACGTGTCCGGCCTGTTGGCCACGCTCAAGGCCCTGCCCCTCGCGTACAACCGCGATCTGCAGGAGGACAAGGAGCCGGTGTTTGACTCCGTCGACACCCTGGAGGTGTTGCTGCCGGCGTTCACCGGTCAGATCGCCACGTTGGTCTTCAACACCGAGCGCATGGCGGTGCTGGCGCCTCAAGGCTTCTCGTTGGCCACGGACATCGCCGAGTGGCTGGTACGCGAGGGTGTGCCGTTCCGCGAGGCACACGAGCTGGCAGGAGCATGCGTACGCGCCGCCGAGGGTCGGGGAGTGGAGCTTGACGCACTCACGGACGGCGAGTTCGCCGCGATCTCGGCACATCTGACGCCAGACGTGCGTGCGGTCCTGACAGCAGACGGATCAGTACGGTCCCGCAACGGCCGTGGCGGGACCGCTCCAGAGCGGGTACAGGAGCAGTTGGGCCAGCTCCAGCGTGCCGCGGAGGAGGCCCGAAAGGGCCTCTGA
- a CDS encoding ZIP family metal transporter, translated as MSFAHTLILGLIAGGTIVLGLPVGRLTETRPFVRQFLSALAVGVLVFLVWDVLSHAWEPVDIAVSADTRNLGHAFGYGALMFAGLAVGLLSLVWFERRAVGESELDNKKLSMMIAIGIGLHNFGEGLAIGNSAASGAIGLATVLVVGFALHNATEGFGITAPLAGGDKPSWGYLGLLGLIGGGPTLIGTLVGYKVTSEPLGVVFLSLAAGSILYVVIQLIGVAARARRTDILASGLLLGLIAGFITDAIVTAGGA; from the coding sequence ATGAGTTTTGCGCACACCTTGATCCTCGGCTTGATCGCGGGCGGCACCATCGTCCTCGGTCTGCCGGTTGGCCGGTTGACCGAAACCCGTCCCTTTGTTCGACAGTTCCTGTCGGCACTGGCGGTCGGCGTCCTGGTCTTCCTTGTGTGGGACGTGTTGTCACATGCGTGGGAGCCGGTCGACATCGCGGTGTCGGCAGACACCCGGAACCTTGGCCACGCGTTCGGCTACGGCGCACTGATGTTCGCCGGCCTGGCCGTCGGCCTGCTCAGCCTGGTGTGGTTCGAGCGCCGCGCGGTCGGCGAATCGGAACTCGACAACAAGAAGTTGTCGATGATGATCGCGATCGGCATCGGTCTCCACAACTTCGGCGAGGGCCTCGCGATCGGCAACTCGGCTGCTTCGGGCGCCATCGGTCTGGCGACCGTGCTGGTCGTCGGGTTCGCTCTGCACAACGCCACCGAAGGCTTCGGCATCACTGCGCCGCTGGCCGGCGGGGACAAGCCATCCTGGGGTTACCTCGGCCTGCTCGGCCTGATCGGTGGAGGGCCGACGCTCATCGGCACCCTGGTTGGCTACAAGGTCACCAGCGAACCACTCGGTGTGGTCTTCCTGTCGCTGGCAGCCGGCTCGATCCTCTACGTGGTGATCCAGTTGATCGGCGTCGCAGCGCGCGCCCGGCGTACTGACATCCTGGCCAGTGGCTTGCTGCTCGGGCTGATCGCAGGCTTCATCACCGATGCGATCGTGACTGCCGGCGGCGCCTGA
- a CDS encoding peroxiredoxin — protein MELSVGADAPDFTLRDQFGQDVTLSSFRGEKSVLLMFYPWAFSNVCTGEMQGIRSRLAEFLTFDTEVIGISIDHVYTLRTFSDEAGINFPLLADFWPHGAVARAYGVFDEKIGVARRSSYVIDKEGKVAWSIHNQLGDSRDLDQQLEQLRAAAQVPSA, from the coding sequence ATGGAACTCTCTGTTGGCGCGGACGCGCCCGACTTCACCCTGCGCGACCAGTTCGGTCAGGACGTGACCCTCTCGTCGTTCCGCGGCGAGAAGTCGGTCCTGCTGATGTTCTACCCGTGGGCGTTCTCCAACGTGTGCACGGGGGAGATGCAGGGGATCCGCTCGCGGCTGGCCGAATTCCTTACGTTCGACACCGAGGTCATCGGTATCTCCATCGATCACGTCTACACGCTGCGTACGTTCTCCGACGAGGCCGGCATCAATTTCCCGCTGCTGGCCGATTTCTGGCCGCACGGGGCCGTGGCCCGGGCGTACGGCGTCTTCGACGAGAAGATCGGCGTGGCCCGACGCTCCTCGTACGTGATCGACAAGGAGGGCAAGGTTGCCTGGTCGATCCACAACCAGCTCGGCGACAGCCGGGACCTCGACCAGCAGCTGGAGCAGTTGCGGGCGGCTGCGCAGGTGCCGTCCGCGTAG